One part of the Dyadobacter sp. 676 genome encodes these proteins:
- a CDS encoding cold-shock protein, protein MAEGTVKFFNESKGYGFIQPSNGEKDIFVHVSGLQDDIRENDKVSYEVENGRKGLNAVNVRVI, encoded by the coding sequence ATGGCAGAAGGTACAGTAAAGTTTTTCAATGAATCAAAAGGATACGGATTCATTCAACCATCAAATGGTGAGAAAGACATTTTCGTTCACGTTTCAGGTCTTCAGGACGATATCCGTGAAAATGACAAAGTCTCTTACGAAGTAGAAAATGGAAGAAAAGGCCTAAACGCAGTTAACGTACGCGTTATCTAA
- a CDS encoding polysaccharide deacetylase family protein translates to MRHCLLAAFFSISTSLAFAQERSVAVTIDDVPNVHIYAADGNSPGLLKKLDSLNLPVAIFINEGNLKQNNAFEQNKKLLRDWISRPYVTVGNHSYSHPNYGEIGFDAFRDEVLEGEELSRKMVEKEGKKLEYFRFPFNGMGKDSAGQLRMRQFLAEHGYISTPFTVESEDWLFTQLYEKALKEGKPEEARAIGNRYVDLSMKLFGYFDSLAIKVTGKPVKQIYLCHDNRLNTDYLPVLIQKLKEKQYRIVGLAEAMGDPAYRLPLHYHGNWGFSWIYRWVKDVGQRRSLMQAEPSDKEAQQAYEALMKGNK, encoded by the coding sequence ATGAGACATTGCCTGCTGGCGGCATTCTTTTCGATCTCCACTTCGTTGGCTTTCGCCCAGGAGCGCAGCGTCGCCGTCACGATCGATGACGTTCCGAATGTTCACATCTATGCGGCGGATGGCAATTCGCCGGGGCTGTTGAAAAAGCTCGACTCGCTGAACCTGCCGGTTGCGATTTTTATCAATGAAGGCAATTTGAAGCAAAACAATGCTTTTGAACAAAACAAAAAACTACTCCGTGACTGGATTTCAAGACCATATGTGACCGTCGGAAATCACAGCTATTCGCATCCCAATTACGGGGAAATCGGATTCGACGCGTTCAGGGACGAGGTTTTGGAAGGCGAAGAGCTTTCGCGGAAAATGGTGGAAAAGGAGGGAAAAAAGCTGGAATATTTCCGGTTTCCATTCAATGGAATGGGTAAAGACAGTGCCGGGCAGTTGCGCATGAGGCAGTTTCTGGCGGAGCACGGTTACATTTCCACCCCTTTTACCGTCGAAAGCGAAGACTGGCTTTTCACCCAGCTTTACGAAAAGGCATTGAAGGAGGGTAAACCGGAAGAAGCGCGGGCAATCGGCAACCGATATGTCGACCTCAGCATGAAGCTTTTCGGGTATTTCGACAGCCTGGCCATAAAAGTTACTGGCAAGCCGGTGAAGCAAATTTATTTGTGCCATGACAACCGGCTCAATACCGATTATCTGCCGGTTCTAATTCAAAAACTCAAAGAAAAGCAATACCGGATAGTCGGCCTGGCGGAAGCGATGGGCGATCCGGCATACCGGTTACCCTTGCATTATCACGGAAACTGGGGATTTTCGTGGATTTACCGGTGGGTGAAGGATGTCGGTCAGCGCCGTTCGCTCATGCAGGCGGAGCCGTCGGATAAAGAAGCGCAGCAGGCTTACGAAGCGCTTATGAAGGGTAATAAATAA
- a CDS encoding aldo/keto reductase produces the protein MKYNFLGNTGVLVSELCFGTMTFGGDGYFEVIGKVQQDEATALVKTALDAGINFFDTANVYSYGKSEEILGQSFRTLGVKRSDVFIATKVRGRMAPGANQVGLSRLHIMDSVNESLARLGSDHIDLFYIHGVDVETSLEETMRGLEDIVRSGKVRYLGVSNHAAWQIMKANGIAEKNGWTKFVACQHYYTIAGRDLERELIPMMQDQKLALMPWSPLAGGFLSGKYTRNGESTGENRRDNFDFPPVDKERAYDIIDVIQPIAQAHGVSVAQIALAWLLHQQSVTSVIIGAKKPEQLTDNIAATNVALSADELDQLNKISALKPEYPQWMIERQARERIPGKP, from the coding sequence ATGAAATACAACTTCCTGGGCAACACCGGCGTACTCGTTTCTGAACTTTGCTTCGGGACGATGACTTTTGGTGGCGATGGCTATTTTGAAGTAATTGGAAAGGTGCAGCAGGACGAGGCGACGGCATTGGTGAAAACCGCACTGGACGCGGGCATTAATTTCTTCGATACCGCCAATGTGTATTCTTACGGCAAATCGGAGGAAATACTAGGGCAGTCGTTTCGGACCCTGGGTGTGAAGCGCAGCGATGTATTTATCGCTACCAAAGTGCGCGGCCGTATGGCGCCGGGTGCTAATCAGGTCGGGTTGTCGCGGCTGCACATCATGGATTCGGTGAATGAAAGCCTGGCTCGCCTTGGCTCCGACCATATCGATCTGTTCTACATTCACGGCGTGGATGTGGAAACCTCCCTCGAAGAAACCATGCGCGGCCTGGAAGACATCGTGCGCTCGGGCAAGGTGCGTTACCTGGGCGTGAGCAACCACGCGGCGTGGCAGATCATGAAGGCTAACGGCATTGCCGAAAAGAACGGATGGACGAAGTTTGTGGCCTGTCAGCATTATTATACCATCGCCGGCAGGGACCTGGAACGCGAGCTGATCCCTATGATGCAGGATCAAAAGCTTGCATTAATGCCGTGGAGCCCGCTTGCGGGCGGCTTTCTTTCGGGAAAATATACCCGTAACGGCGAATCGACCGGAGAAAACCGTCGCGATAACTTCGATTTCCCGCCGGTGGATAAGGAAAGGGCCTACGACATTATCGACGTCATTCAGCCCATCGCGCAGGCGCACGGAGTCTCGGTGGCGCAGATCGCATTGGCCTGGTTGCTGCACCAGCAGAGCGTTACCAGCGTGATTATCGGTGCTAAAAAGCCGGAACAGCTAACCGACAATATTGCGGCTACGAATGTAGCGTTATCCGCCGATGAATTGGATCAGTTGAACAAAATCAGCGCCTTGAAACCCGAATATCCCCAGTGGATGATCGAACGACAGGCGCGCGAACGCATTCCGGGCAAGCCATGA
- a CDS encoding co-chaperone GroES family protein, which translates to MYEVTSDNRLKSLIVVGDRVLIRPKSPNDRTNSGLYLPPTVTEKEQVQTGYVIKVGPGYPIPVAVEDEPWKETEEKVKYMPLQSKEGDLAIYLQRNAIDLEYDGQKYVIVPQSSILMLERSEDLFE; encoded by the coding sequence ATGTACGAAGTAACATCCGACAACAGGCTCAAAAGCCTGATCGTAGTAGGGGATCGCGTTTTGATCCGACCCAAAAGCCCCAACGACCGCACCAACAGCGGCCTGTACCTGCCCCCGACCGTAACCGAAAAGGAACAGGTACAAACCGGTTATGTGATTAAAGTAGGGCCTGGCTATCCTATCCCGGTGGCGGTGGAAGACGAGCCGTGGAAGGAGACCGAAGAAAAAGTGAAATATATGCCCCTCCAATCCAAGGAAGGCGACCTGGCTATTTATCTCCAGCGCAACGCCATCGACCTCGAATACGACGGGCAGAAATATGTGATCGTCCCCCAGTCATCGATCCTGATGCTGGAACGGTCGGAGGATTTGTTTGAATAG
- a CDS encoding glycosyltransferase family 2 protein has protein sequence MKTPQISIVAPLYNESETFPLLVQRLNALMDASPLSIEVVLIDDGSRDDTALKIRQVALTDGRYHGVFLSRNHGHQLALTAGISAARGTEALFVIDGDLQDPPELLPEFYKLLQEGNDVVYAVRKKRKEGFVKRMSYYWFYRILRSISYVDIPLDSGDFALISRRVVDVLNKMPEESRYLRGMRSWIGFKQVGYEYERDARAAGESKYSFKQLFRLAYNGIFNFSEFPIKFMSRVGMTAIVISLIYFATVVLKKLFFAHVIEGFAALLFVIILFSGVQLLALGIIGEYVLRIFFQSKNRPLFIIKEEIVNREYI, from the coding sequence TTGAAAACTCCTCAAATTTCAATCGTCGCGCCGCTATATAATGAATCCGAGACGTTCCCGCTCCTTGTTCAACGTCTCAACGCATTGATGGACGCCAGTCCGCTCTCCATCGAAGTGGTACTGATCGATGACGGGAGTAGAGACGATACTGCGCTCAAAATCAGGCAAGTAGCATTGACTGACGGCCGCTACCACGGTGTTTTTCTTTCACGGAACCATGGTCACCAGCTCGCGCTGACGGCCGGTATTTCAGCCGCACGCGGCACCGAAGCGCTGTTTGTGATCGACGGCGATTTGCAGGACCCGCCGGAGCTTTTGCCGGAATTTTACAAATTGTTACAGGAAGGCAACGACGTCGTTTACGCTGTCCGCAAGAAACGCAAGGAAGGCTTTGTGAAAAGAATGAGCTATTACTGGTTCTACCGGATTCTCCGCTCGATTTCGTACGTCGACATTCCGCTCGACAGCGGGGATTTTGCGTTGATCAGTCGCCGGGTTGTCGATGTTTTGAACAAAATGCCCGAAGAAAGCCGCTATCTGCGCGGAATGCGCTCCTGGATCGGTTTTAAGCAGGTCGGCTACGAGTACGAGCGGGACGCACGTGCTGCGGGAGAGTCCAAATATTCTTTCAAACAGCTTTTCAGGCTTGCTTACAACGGCATTTTCAATTTCAGCGAGTTCCCGATCAAGTTTATGAGCCGGGTAGGCATGACGGCCATTGTGATTTCTTTGATCTACTTCGCGACAGTCGTGCTCAAAAAGTTGTTTTTCGCCCATGTCATCGAAGGTTTTGCAGCCCTGTTGTTTGTGATTATCCTGTTCAGCGGGGTACAGTTGCTCGCACTGGGCATCATTGGAGAATATGTGCTCCGGATTTTCTTTCAATCCAAAAACCGTCCCCTGTTTATTATTAAAGAGGAAATAGTCAACCGGGAGTACATTTGA
- a CDS encoding DUF6056 family protein: MNRFYRKYRVVGNWINILLMLTVLVPLLALSYFNHPSPADDFCYIFTVFKIGWFEAMKLYYTEWTGRYFGIFLNHTSPLLFHSITGFKVLPVILLAGMIFALYSLFRHLTPTLSRLAHLGFAGVVFFLYILKMMSISEAFYWMAAFVTYTVPNILTLLWIVLVLRWYRQDTQPAKVFVGTLSGFLIFAVIGSSETNLLIMVLLVGAWLAYRVLFHRKVDAFMISMAVVTAISCYFYFASPGNAARIGGNPLGGNIPFSVISSFKKLAYLGYDWVFRTPLVFFTLAWLFVLSRLSEGARNYFSIPVWYAVLLFVGVLSAQLFPSYYGVGIEPTPRVINCVYFFFLIGWFYVIGVFFHYFKQRKINFLHFTTLRYGVVYAMLLVSVGLSFARSNNVKMIYGDLLKGRAAAFDKEMYQRYALIKNSREEVLYLPPVRSKPMSIFLDDDIKTNPDHWWNKCTAGYFGKEAIYMKDTEGGQQQ; encoded by the coding sequence ATGAATAGATTTTATAGAAAATACCGGGTTGTTGGCAACTGGATCAACATCCTCCTGATGCTGACCGTGCTGGTGCCGCTGCTGGCGCTTTCGTATTTCAACCACCCTTCGCCGGCGGATGACTTCTGTTATATATTCACCGTGTTTAAAATCGGCTGGTTCGAGGCCATGAAGCTCTATTATACCGAGTGGACCGGCCGTTATTTCGGCATATTCCTGAACCACACCAGTCCGCTGCTTTTCCACTCGATCACCGGTTTTAAGGTTTTGCCGGTCATATTGCTGGCAGGGATGATCTTTGCCTTATACAGTCTGTTCCGCCATCTGACCCCGACTTTGTCGAGATTGGCGCATCTGGGCTTTGCAGGGGTGGTTTTCTTTCTGTACATACTCAAAATGATGAGCATTTCGGAGGCATTCTACTGGATGGCCGCATTTGTGACCTACACCGTTCCGAATATCCTGACGCTGCTGTGGATTGTTCTCGTGCTTCGGTGGTACCGCCAGGATACGCAGCCCGCGAAAGTGTTTGTGGGGACGCTTTCGGGTTTTTTGATATTTGCCGTGATCGGGAGCAGCGAAACCAACCTGCTGATTATGGTGCTGCTGGTTGGCGCGTGGCTCGCTTACAGGGTGCTTTTTCACCGCAAAGTGGATGCGTTTATGATCTCGATGGCGGTGGTAACTGCAATTTCCTGCTATTTTTACTTTGCGTCCCCGGGCAACGCGGCGCGTATCGGCGGCAACCCGTTGGGGGGCAATATCCCGTTCTCGGTTATTTCTTCCTTTAAAAAACTGGCCTATCTGGGCTACGACTGGGTTTTCCGGACGCCGCTGGTATTCTTCACATTGGCCTGGCTGTTCGTGCTTTCACGGCTTTCCGAGGGTGCCCGCAACTATTTTTCGATCCCCGTCTGGTATGCGGTGCTTCTGTTTGTGGGTGTGCTTTCCGCGCAACTTTTCCCTTCCTATTACGGGGTCGGGATCGAGCCTACGCCGCGTGTGATCAACTGCGTATATTTCTTTTTTCTGATCGGCTGGTTCTACGTCATCGGGGTGTTTTTTCATTATTTCAAACAGCGGAAAATAAATTTCCTGCACTTCACAACCTTGCGTTATGGCGTCGTTTACGCCATGCTGCTGGTGTCGGTAGGGCTCTCGTTCGCGCGTAGTAATAATGTAAAAATGATATACGGTGATTTGCTGAAAGGCCGTGCCGCGGCATTCGACAAGGAAATGTACCAGCGCTATGCGTTGATTAAAAACTCCCGGGAAGAGGTTTTGTACCTGCCGCCGGTGCGTTCGAAACCGATGTCGATCTTCCTCGACGACGATATCAAAACCAATCCCGACCACTGGTGGAACAAGTGCACGGCGGGCTATTTTGGCAAAGAAGCCATTTACATGAAAGATACCGAAGGTGGACAACAGCAATAG
- a CDS encoding glycosyltransferase family 2 protein has translation MNPARLLLVIPCYNEEAILYRTYAKLNTYYNGIKEQGLIAGDSRICFVNDGSRDKTWSIIEDICSKDSNIIGVGLSRNFGHQSAIMAGLEQHVDDYDCFITIDADLQDDINAITAMIEKHRDGAMVVYGVRSDRSSDTWFKRFTAEGFYVLMQKMGVPVVFNHADFRLMDRRVLKELGNFREINMFLRGIVPLIGFKNEKVFYSRLEREVGETKYPLSKMLLFAWNGITSFSTFPMRLVLYFGFVNFFIAMLIVVYILFSYLIGHTVPGWTSTMLPLTFFSGFNMMALGLIGEYIGKIYEEVKGRPRYIIEKIVNE, from the coding sequence ATGAATCCAGCTCGTTTACTTTTAGTCATACCATGCTACAATGAAGAAGCGATCTTGTACCGGACGTATGCTAAATTAAACACCTACTATAACGGCATCAAAGAGCAGGGCCTCATCGCGGGGGACAGTCGCATCTGTTTTGTGAACGATGGCAGCCGTGATAAAACCTGGTCGATTATCGAGGACATTTGCAGCAAGGATTCCAACATCATCGGTGTGGGGCTTTCCCGGAATTTCGGGCACCAGAGCGCCATTATGGCCGGTTTGGAGCAGCATGTCGACGATTACGATTGTTTCATCACCATCGACGCCGACTTGCAGGACGATATCAATGCCATCACCGCCATGATCGAGAAACACCGCGATGGCGCCATGGTCGTGTATGGCGTGCGCAGCGATCGCAGCTCCGATACCTGGTTCAAGCGTTTCACCGCCGAAGGGTTTTATGTATTAATGCAAAAAATGGGCGTTCCAGTGGTATTCAACCATGCGGATTTCCGTCTGATGGACCGGCGTGTGCTGAAAGAGCTTGGCAACTTCCGGGAGATCAATATGTTTCTCAGGGGCATTGTGCCATTGATCGGCTTCAAAAATGAAAAGGTATTTTACAGTCGCCTCGAACGCGAGGTGGGCGAGACGAAATACCCGCTTTCCAAAATGCTGCTTTTCGCCTGGAATGGCATTACCTCGTTTTCCACATTCCCGATGCGACTGGTGCTGTATTTCGGGTTTGTCAATTTCTTTATCGCGATGCTGATCGTGGTGTACATCCTTTTTTCCTACCTGATAGGCCATACCGTACCCGGCTGGACATCTACGATGCTTCCGCTGACGTTTTTCAGCGGATTTAACATGATGGCCCTTGGCCTGATCGGGGAATATATCGGTAAGATTTATGAAGAAGTAAAAGGCCGCCCACGCTATATCATAGAAAAAATTGTCAATGAATAG
- a CDS encoding DMT family transporter, whose translation MLSSSSVRAYLHLHFLVMIWGFTAIVGLMVTISPVALVLYRTLFAAIGLGIVILSFKKSFAVTGRDLVKMLAVGFVLSAHWMLFFASARISTASVCLAGMATTSLWTSLLEPVVNKRKVQPLEVGLGILAFAGLYVVFKFEFDHALGLMLALASAVLAATFTVANSRLVQRIDARLITFYEMVGATLFSILFLGISESKNWNGGAPFIPAAGDWTWILFLALVCTVYASTMATQLMKQFSAFLINLTINLEPVYGIALAFFLFGEKERMTQGFYLGTLLILLAVLLYPLLRYAAFKKNDRKVIEAGK comes from the coding sequence ATGCTGTCATCGTCGTCCGTTCGCGCTTACCTGCATTTGCATTTCCTGGTGATGATCTGGGGCTTTACGGCCATTGTCGGGCTGATGGTCACAATCTCACCGGTGGCGCTGGTGCTGTACCGGACACTTTTCGCGGCTATCGGACTCGGCATTGTGATATTGTCATTCAAAAAGAGTTTTGCGGTTACCGGTCGAGATCTGGTGAAAATGCTGGCGGTCGGTTTCGTGCTGTCGGCGCACTGGATGCTGTTTTTCGCATCGGCGAGGATTTCGACGGCGTCGGTTTGCCTGGCGGGAATGGCCACCACGTCGCTCTGGACGAGCCTTTTGGAGCCTGTCGTCAATAAAAGGAAGGTACAGCCATTGGAGGTAGGCCTGGGTATCCTTGCATTCGCTGGTTTGTACGTGGTATTCAAATTTGAGTTTGACCACGCGCTGGGCCTGATGCTCGCGCTGGCGTCGGCCGTGCTCGCGGCGACATTTACGGTTGCCAACAGTCGCCTCGTGCAGCGGATCGATGCCCGGCTGATCACTTTTTATGAAATGGTGGGTGCCACGCTGTTTTCGATCCTGTTTCTTGGAATTTCCGAAAGCAAAAACTGGAACGGCGGCGCGCCTTTCATTCCGGCCGCCGGTGACTGGACCTGGATATTGTTCCTCGCCCTCGTGTGCACGGTGTACGCGAGCACGATGGCGACGCAGCTCATGAAACAGTTTTCGGCATTCCTGATCAACCTGACTATCAATCTCGAACCCGTCTACGGCATTGCGTTGGCCTTTTTTCTGTTCGGGGAAAAAGAGCGGATGACGCAAGGCTTTTATTTGGGGACGCTGCTCATATTGCTGGCGGTGCTCTTGTATCCGCTGCTGAGGTATGCCGCTTTTAAAAAGAATGACCGTAAGGTAATTGAAGCCGGTAAATAG
- a CDS encoding LptF/LptG family permease produces MNFKILDRYLIKNFLITYVFVAFVIVLIICMIDYTEKVDDFLDKKAPLREIIIDYYLNLIPYWINYISPLMVFIATVFFTSRIAARTEIIAMLSSGISFGRMLLPYMAGAVVLGILTFIQVGWILPRANKIRNGFEKTYVKNEFYFSGHNVHITIAPDVYAYLESYNTTTQTGNKFTMETIKGTKLLQKFYADKIVWQPKKKKWTLQNYQVRTLDSLGERLSRGAEIDTTINLSPKDFESDYNLFETFTLPELNAYIDLLKSRGADGLEVYLIEKYTRFTQPFAILILTAIGVIVSARKSRRGVGWQIALGFMLAFIYILFFLLSKGVAEAGTINTLFAVWLPNIVFSLIGVLLYKTLPR; encoded by the coding sequence ATGAACTTCAAAATCCTCGATCGGTACCTGATCAAAAACTTCCTGATTACCTACGTTTTCGTGGCATTCGTCATCGTACTGATCATCTGTATGATCGACTATACCGAAAAGGTGGACGACTTTCTCGACAAAAAGGCGCCGCTCCGGGAGATCATCATCGACTATTACCTCAATCTGATCCCTTACTGGATCAATTACATCAGTCCGCTGATGGTGTTCATCGCCACGGTGTTCTTCACCTCGCGCATTGCCGCACGTACGGAAATCATCGCCATGCTCAGCAGCGGGATCAGTTTCGGAAGAATGCTGCTGCCGTACATGGCCGGCGCGGTAGTACTGGGCATCCTGACATTCATTCAGGTGGGCTGGATTTTGCCCAGGGCCAACAAAATCCGTAACGGTTTTGAGAAAACCTACGTAAAAAACGAGTTCTATTTCAGCGGGCATAATGTGCACATCACGATCGCGCCCGATGTGTACGCGTACCTGGAAAGCTACAATACCACGACGCAGACAGGCAACAAGTTCACGATGGAGACGATCAAGGGTACAAAACTGCTCCAGAAGTTTTATGCCGACAAAATCGTGTGGCAGCCGAAAAAGAAGAAATGGACGCTGCAGAATTACCAGGTGCGCACACTCGACAGCCTCGGCGAACGTCTGAGCCGGGGAGCGGAGATCGACACGACCATCAACCTTTCCCCCAAGGATTTCGAAAGCGATTACAACCTTTTTGAAACATTTACATTACCCGAGCTGAATGCGTACATCGACTTGTTGAAAAGCCGGGGCGCCGACGGCCTTGAAGTGTATCTTATTGAAAAATATACCCGTTTTACGCAACCTTTCGCGATCCTGATCCTCACTGCGATCGGTGTGATCGTTTCGGCCCGGAAGAGCCGGCGCGGCGTCGGCTGGCAGATAGCACTGGGTTTTATGCTGGCGTTTATTTATATCCTTTTCTTTTTGTTGTCAAAGGGCGTTGCGGAGGCGGGGACAATCAATACACTTTTCGCGGTGTGGCTGCCCAATATCGTGTTCTCCCTGATCGGGGTGTTACTTTATAAAACATTGCCGAGGTAA
- a CDS encoding metal-dependent transcriptional regulator has protein sequence MQNSFTEENYLKIIHALSGRDGVEVSTNALAESTSTRAASVTDMLRKLADKGLIHYKKYQGVTLTESGEKVAIKVIRKHRLWEVFLVEKLGFGWDEVHDIAEELEHIPSEVLVEKLDAFLGHPKFDPHGDPIPDAKGNLTEPDYLVLTDVQVGEKVLMMGVLDHAPSFLQHLDRSGITLGSVIEVREINEYDKSASVQINGGQTLFISLEVSKNLLVQRR, from the coding sequence ATGCAGAACTCCTTCACAGAAGAAAATTATTTAAAGATCATCCACGCACTTTCCGGGCGCGACGGGGTAGAGGTGAGCACGAACGCACTTGCGGAGAGCACGTCCACGCGCGCGGCATCGGTAACGGACATGCTGCGCAAGCTGGCGGACAAGGGGCTGATCCATTATAAGAAATATCAGGGTGTGACGCTGACCGAAAGCGGGGAAAAGGTGGCGATCAAGGTAATCCGCAAGCACAGGCTCTGGGAGGTTTTTCTGGTGGAAAAGCTGGGTTTCGGCTGGGACGAGGTGCACGATATCGCCGAAGAGCTGGAACACATCCCTTCCGAAGTGCTGGTGGAAAAGCTGGATGCATTCCTTGGTCATCCGAAGTTCGACCCGCACGGCGATCCCATTCCGGATGCGAAGGGAAACCTCACCGAACCCGATTACCTGGTACTTACCGACGTGCAGGTTGGTGAAAAAGTGTTAATGATGGGGGTACTCGACCATGCGCCTTCATTCCTGCAACACCTTGATCGGTCGGGAATTACGCTGGGATCGGTGATAGAAGTGCGGGAAATTAATGAATATGACAAGTCGGCGTCCGTACAGATTAACGGCGGACAAACGTTGTTTATCAGTCTCGAAGTGTCCAAAAACCTGCTGGTACAGCGCCGATGA